The Amblyomma americanum isolate KBUSLIRL-KWMA chromosome 3, ASM5285725v1, whole genome shotgun sequence genome window below encodes:
- the LOC144125194 gene encoding sorting nexin-14-like yields the protein MHSYSVIVCHDKFLSSTVVVVLGIAAACVLWLGVLSGVTVICSFICGGIWMRLLKNGHVEVPDLFVTRKRIEKGPRRRFFNGVDGTADEYNNFPWKDLKVPKEVDQALESFLNGMLREFVHVWFRGVSSDQAFVHELRLVLRHLLAALCRRASEVDLVRFITGPVAQAAISHLDAILRSRVVMTDAADQARLVLSSMGSQVHVAVGSREAEHQYLRLLSESLVSRLLPARYVKCKSACTLLRELLGNTVLLKAMDVIADPDIVNHLLLLFLDKTPMTILPLDCQRVEFLEHFARTPPSPVHGIHHSRDLQTVLADPATQFPFLEFLRDQGARHLYDFYIALEEFHLGILNPDLSLDDRLELHDQASEIYAEHMGEDAPRRVPLAAGTAEKICKILERGPEEIVELQKSPLLYAASDSVYSLLEEVFCPLFFESDKYFEVVCKARDIAEVSKGKDRTSGKNWTVAKLGHKLKDALWAATDDGLEEDMPQEAMPQEFVQCAEEPQIPDMPIITNDSQLKDLSAWRVSIPRTETRVDMQHRHYVAFVVEVQRIDVGNGDSPEDLHWSVARRHHEFYVLEAKLQEFHGELAVTPLPPRRSPARQQLQACRAGLEKYLQDLLTLPPLRSSELLYSFLRLDVEFTASFLPDIRLGKMFRTVPMRLLKEKGQHLEPFLQSFLASTQQAPPRPRPDLLEAPRRHVRPQRASVLQKSRQAPPRSSTQLCAQSQTMEFVYDYAVHLADVLFHAAPWSLRLLRALIPLLRCSVQGITERYLEGKLKQALAPGRLTLIINLLSEAVLGEDEPSRTQAQKCARATETHLEMEKFLPDILVRIIGPRCHALAVETVFQAIQQPLLNKQISYVLLDLLVEEMFPEMKGWAA from the coding sequence ATGCATTCCTATAGTGTGATTGTTTGCCACGACAAGTTTCTGTCATCGACAGTCGTCGTCGTCTTAGGCATTGCAGCAGCATGCGTCCTGTGGCTGGGCGTACTCTCTGGAGTGACTGTGATATGTTCATTTATATGCGGCGGTATCTGGATGCGACTTCTGAAGAATGGACACGTGGAAGTGCCAGACTTGTTTGTGACACGAAAGCGCATTGAAAAAGGACCAAGGCGACGCTTTTTTAACGGAGTCGACGGAACTGCGGACGAATACAATAATTTTCCTTGGAAAGACCTCAAAGTGCCCAAAGAAGTTGACCAAGCACTAGAGTCTTTCCTTAACGGAATGTTGCGTGAATTCGTGCATGTCTGGTTTCGAGGCGTCAGCAGCGACCAAGCTTTCGTTCACGAACTGCGTCTTGTGCTTCGTCACCTCTTGGCCGCATTATGCCGGCGAGCTTCAGAGGTCGATTTGGTACGTTTCATCACGGGACCAGTTGCTCAGGCCGCAATATCGCATCTAGACGCGATCCTGAGGTCTCGTGTTGTGATGACTGACGCTGCTGACCAAGCTCGGCTTGTTCTGAGCAGCATGGGTTCACAGGTTCATGTAGCGGTGGGAAGTCGCGAGGCCGAGCATCAGTACTTGCGGCTTTTGTCAGAAAGCCTGGTTTCGCGACTCTTACCGGCGCGCTACGTTAAGTGTAAAAGTGCTTGCACACTTCTGCGTGAACTGCTTGGGAATACTGTGCTTCTGAAGGCGATGGACGTGATTGCAGACCCAGACATAGTGAATCACCTCCTGCTTCTTTTTCTGGACAAAACGCCGATGACCATACTTCCGCTAGACTGCCAGCGTGTGGAATTTTTGGAGcattttgcaaggacgccacctTCACCTGTACATGGCATCCATCACTCACGAGACCTTCAGACAGTGCTCGCAGATCCTGCCACCCAATTCCCCTTCTTGGAATTCCTTAGAGACCAAGGTGCACGCCACCTGTATGACTTCTACATTGCGTTAGAGGAATTTCATCTGGGAATATTGAACCCGGACCTGAGCCTTGATGACCGACTTGAATTGCATGACCAGGCAAGTGAGATTTATGCTGAACATATGGGAGAAGATGCTCCACGAAGAGTGCCTCTTGCTGCTGGGACAGCTGAAAAGATTTGTAAAATCTTGGAACGGGGTCCAGAAGAAATTGTTGAACTGCAGAAGTCTCCGTTGCTTTATGCAGCATCCGACTCTGTTTATTCACTCCTAGAAGAAGTCTTTTGTCCGCTGTTTTTCGAGAGTGACAAGTACTTCGAGGTTGTTTGTAAGGCGCGCGACATTGCTGAAGTTTCAAAAGGTAAAGACCGTACTTCAGGCAAGAACTGGACTGTTGCAAAACTTGGACACAAACTTAAGGATGCTTTGTGGGCTGCAACTGATGATGGCCTAGAGGAAGACATGCCACAAGAAGCCATGCCACAGGAATTCGTACAATGTGCTGAAGAACCGCAGATTCCAGACATGCCAATAATCACAAATGACTCTCAGCTAAAAGATCTATCTGCATGGAGGGTCTCCATTCCTCGGACAGAAACAAGAGTTGACATGCAGCATCGGCACTATGTTGCATTTGTTGTGGAAGTTCAGCGCATCGATGTTGGCAACGGAGATAGCCCAGAAGACTTGCATTGGTCAGTCGCACGCAGACATCATGAGTTCTACGTGCTCGAAGCAAAACTGCAGGAATTTCACGGGGAGCTTGCAGTCACACCATTACCACCACGCAGGTCACCAGCAAGGCAACAGTTGCAGGCTTGTCGTGCTGGGCTTGAAAAGTATCTTCAAGATTTGCTTACCCTACCACCACTGCGAAGCTCGGAGttactgtacagtttccttcgcCTTGACGTCGAGTTCACAGCCAGCTTCCTGCCCGACATCCGTCTGGGGAAGATGTTTCGCACTGTGCCGATGCGGCTTCTCAAGGAGAAAGGACAGCACTTGGAGCCTTTTCTCCAGAGTTTCCTTGCGTCCACACAACAGGCACCACCGCGTCCTCGTCCAGACCTCCTGGAGGCCCCCAGGAGGCATGTGCGACCACAGCGTGCATCTGTGCTGCAGAAAAGCCGGCAGGCCCCGCCGCGGTCATCCACTCAGCTTTGTGCACAGAGCCAAACCATGGAATTTGTGTACGACTACGCTGTCCATCTTGCTGATGTTCTCTTCCATGCCGCACCATGGTCATTAAGACTCCTCCGTGCTCTGATTCCTCTGCTGCGCTGTTCAGTCCAAGGCATCACTGAGCGTTACTTGGAAGGCAAACTCAAGCAAGCTCTCGCACCAGGACGGCTGACGCTCATTATAAACTTACTGAGCGAAGCTGTCTTGGGTGAAGATGAACCATCGCGTACCCAGGCACAGAAATGTGCTCGGGCAACAGAGACGCATCTCGAAATGGAAAAATTTCTTCCAGACATCCTGGTGCGAATAATTGGTCCTAGGTGCCACGCACTGGCTGTTGAAACTGTTTTCCAAGCGATACAACAGCCACTGCTCAACAAGCAGATCTCTTATGTGCTGCTCGACCTTCTAGTTGAGGAGATGTTTCCTGAAATGAAGGGGTGGGCTGCATAA